A region from the Buteo buteo chromosome 19, bButBut1.hap1.1, whole genome shotgun sequence genome encodes:
- the SAMM50 gene encoding sorting and assembly machinery component 50 homolog, with translation MGTVHARSLEPLPMGGPDFGALGEEAELVEVEPEAKQEILENKDVVVQHVHFDGLGRTKDDIIMYEISDVFKAKNLIDVMRKSHEAREKLLRLGIFRQVEVLIDTCQGDDALPNGLDVTFEVTELRRLTGSYNTMVGNNEGSMVLGLKFPNLFGRAEKVTFQFSYGTKETSYGLSFFKPQPGKFERNFSVNLYKVTGQFPWSSLRETDRGISTEFNFPIWKTNHTLKWEGVWRELGCLARTASFSVREESGHSLKSSLSHAMVIDSRNSSILPRRGALLKINQELAGYTGGDVSFLKEDFEFQLNKQLLWDSVFSASLWGGMLVPIGDKPSSIADRFYLGGPTSVRGFSMYSIGPQSEGDYLGGEAYWAGGLHLYTPLPFRPGRGGFGDLFRTHFFLNAGNLCNLNYGDGPRAHLQKLAEYIRWSYGAGIVLRLGNIARLELNYCFPMGVQSGDRICDGVQFGAGIRFL, from the exons ATGGGCACCGTGCACGCACGG AGTTTGGAGCCTCTTCCAATGGGTGGGCCAGACTTTGGTGCCCTGGGAGAGGAAGCTGAACTGGTTGAAGTTGAACCTGAGGCCAAGCAGGAAAttcttgaaaacaaagat GTGGTGGTTCAGCATGTGCACTTCGATGGACTTGGAAGGACCAAAGATGACATTATCATGTATGAAATCTCTGATGTTTTCAAGGCTAAAAATCTCATTGAT GTGATGAGAAAATCGCATGAAGCTCGTGAAAAGTTGCTTCGTCTAGGAATCTTTAGACAGGTAGAGGTTCTGATTGATACCTGTCAAG GAGATGATGCCCTTCCAAATGGTTTAGATGTAACCTTTGAGGTAACAGAATTGAGAAGACTAACTGGAAGCTATAATACTATGGTTGGCAACAATGAAGGCAGTATG GTACTTGGGCTCAAGTTCCCAAATCTTTTTGGACGTGCAGAAAAGGTAACCTTCCAGTTCTCCTATGGAACAAAGGAAACTTCATATGGCCTGTCATTCTTCAAACCACAGCCTGGaaaatttgaaagaaa tttttcagttaaCCTGTATAAAGTAACTGGACAGTTCCCTTGGAGCTCTCTTCGTGAAACTGATAGAGGAATATCCACAGAATTTAAT TTTCCCATCTGGAAGACCAATCACACACTGAAGTGGGAGGGTGTGTGGAGAGAGCTTGGCTGCCTTGCTAGAACAGCATCCTTTTCCGTTCGAGAAGAAAGTGGACACTCTCTTAAATCTTCTCTCTCT CACGCTATGGTAATTGATTCCCGGAACTCTTCAATCCTGCCAAGACGAGGTGCTTTACTAAAAATTAATCAG GAGTTGGCTGGCTATACAGGTGGAGACGTGAGCTTTCTAAAAGAGGATTTTGAATTTCAGTTGAATAAGCAACTTCTCTGGGATTCG gTTTTTTCAGCATCACTTTGGGGTGGAATGCTAGTACCTATTGGAGACAAGCCATCCAGTATAGCTGATAG GTTTTACCTTGGTGGACCAACAAGCGTGCGTGGATTCAGTATGTACAGCATTGGACCCCAGAGTGAAG GTGATTACTTGGGAGGAGAAGCCTACTGGGCTGGAGGCTTGCATCTATacacccctctccccttccGGCCAGGCCGGGGAGGGTTTGGAGACCTTTTCCgaacacattttttccttaatgctgGAAACCTCTGCAATCTTAACTATG GTGATGGTCCCAGAGCTCACCTGCAGAAGCTGGCAGAGTATATCCGATGGTCTTACGGTGCTGGAATAGTGCTCCGACTTGGAAACATTGCTAGATTAGAACTGAACTACTGTTTCCCTATGGGAGTACAATCTGGTGacag gatATGTGATGGTGTTCAGTTTGGAGCAGGAATCAGATTTCTgtaa